A section of the Mangifera indica cultivar Alphonso chromosome 12, CATAS_Mindica_2.1, whole genome shotgun sequence genome encodes:
- the LOC123193149 gene encoding LOB domain-containing protein 1-like — MECKDTLALVSPFSSSPSPSNSSQNPLQSSPSFPSSSQSSPPSPPPIVLSPCAACKILRRRCVEKCVLAPYFPPTEPYKFTIAHRVFGASNIIKFLQDLPESQRADAVSSMVYEANARIRDPVYGCAGAICQLQKQIGELQAQLAKAQAELVTTQCQQRNLIALICMEMAQSQEPILQQQQQQQHQQLQLQQQQQQLVDTSCFLDDNSFGSAWEPLWT; from the exons ATGGAATGTAAAGACACACTTGCACTAGTTTCTCCCTTCTCATCCTCTCCGTCTCCTTCCAATTCTTCCCAAAATCCTCTTCAATCTTCTCCAAGCTTCCCTTCTTCTTCACAATCATCTCCACCCTCTCCTCCGCCCATTGTTCTCAGCCCTTGCGCCGCCTGCAAAATCCTTCGCCGCCGTTGCGTCGAAAAGTGTGTTTTAGCTCCGTATTTTCCTCCAACTGAACCGTACAAGTTCACCATTGCTCACAGAGTCTTCGGAGCCAGTAATATCATCAAGTTCTTGCAG GATCTTCCGGAGTCTCAAAGGGCGGATGCAGTGAGCAGTATGGTGTACGAGGCGAATGCGAGGATTCGCGATCCAGTGTACGGTTGCGCAGGGGCAATTTGTCAACTTCAGAAGCAAATCGGAGAGCTGCAAGCGCAGCTCGCCAAGGCTCAAGCGGAACTTGTGACGACGCAATGCCAGCAGCGCAACTTGATCGCGCTGATTTGCATGGAAATGGCGCAATCTCAAGAACCCATattgcagcagcagcagcagcaacagcaCCAACAACTACAACTacaacaacagcaacaacaatTGGTCGACACAAGCTGCTTTCTCGATGACAACAGTTTTGGCTCCGCCTGGGAACCTCTTTGGACATGA
- the LOC123193315 gene encoding uncharacterized protein LOC123193315, whose translation MGNAAEIMNQNSSEYGSKIDHRMSLAWDDAFFTSPGILDPEELFGGLDFRIVPSESLEKEQAKSNHEINTRRSLAWDTAFFTSAGVLDPEELCRVNKGFKKSDIQLIPEVEENIWSPAESNSLINRDFSSLASLEIDLFDDSKSSIHETSKATDVRTSSCKFGGENGLQNTHCLKKSDVSSIVKVKSNLASKRQNVHKGVFERITKATSVPPLAQKVARGGYCSPSSALKPLKASSHVNSPLTTPGKRASSGSNHMKMENKAQKVAPGQQMILSKRPCLEKSSPKSPSLSSHTPFSKSSGLGKAISDSACRFSLNPLRRKIDSRLVSSGSPSPLRNFPGNKFEGLNSSFIDRWFSGSPASINQRSISSTESLERTCKEISSDHDSSKASDSEHHICDRNCFTLGDQDNRPLNQHAKTISVRKSSVLANISSSIKPSGLRMPSSNTGYFDALRSVALTPKRDLKFHSGVHSSSSRTGRGIADHNGAATRTMRSKLQTSGSLSKIDSQKTGEKCHPLGMKKEGVDRLRTTNLEDTKSPLRILADDDKENLCSFHDQVEYLSKHIETIKFSPELEI comes from the exons ATGGGGAATGCTGCAGaaataatgaatcaaaattcttcAGAATATGGGTCAAAAATTGATCATCGCATGAGTTTAGCTTGGGATGATGCCTTCTTCACAAGTCCTG GAATTCTGGATCCTGAAGAGTTGTTTGGGGGGCTGGATTTTCGGATTGTGCCTTCGGAGTCCCTGGAGAAAGAACAAGCAAAGAGTAATCATGAGATTAACACTCGGAGAAGTTTAGCATGGGATACTGCCTTCTTTACAAGTGCTG GAGTTCTGGATCCTGAAGAGTTGTGTAGGGTaaataaaggttttaagaaGTCTGATATACAGCTAATTCCTGAAGTTGAAGAAAATATTTGGAGTCCTGCTGAATCTAACTCGTTGATAAATAGAGATTTTTCATCACTAGCAAGCCTGGAGATTGACTTGTTTgatgattcaaaatcatccatcCATGAAACCAGTAAAGCAACCGATGTTAGGACTTCTAGTTGCAAATTTGGAGGGGAAAATGGATTGCAGAATACCCACT GTTTGAAGAAATCAGATGTTTCCTCAATAGTGAAG GTGAAATCCAATCTAGCTTCGAAGAGGCAAAATGTTCACAAAGGTGTTTTTGAAAGGATCACGAAGGCGACTTCTGTTCCTCCACTAGCACAA aaaGTTGCAAGAGGAGGATATTGCAGTCCTTCATCAGCTCTTAAACCACTGAAGGCATCAAGCCATGTCAACTCTCCATTGACAACTCCCGGCAAGAGGGCATCTTCTGGTTCAAATCatatgaaaatggaaaataaagcTCAAAAAGTTGCACCAG GGCAACAAATGATTCTATCAAAAAGACCTTGTCTGGAAAAATCATCCCCAAAATCGCCTTCTTTGAGTTCACACACTCCCTTTTCTAAGTCTTCAGGACTCGGCAAGGCCATATCTGATTCTGCTTGTAGATTTTCTCTCAACCCTCTTAGAAGAAAAATTGACTCTAGACTGGTTTCTTCTGGTTCACCCTCTCCTCTGAGAAATTTCCCCGGAAACAAATTTGAAGGACTAAATTCTAGCTTTATTGATAGATGGTTCTCTGGGTCACCTGCTTCTATCAATCAAAGATCTATCAGTTCCACAGAAAGCCTGGAGCGCACTTGTAAGGAGATTTCTTCTGATCATGATTCTTCGAAAGCATCGGATTCTGAGCACCATATCTGCGATCGAAACTGCTTTACACTAGGAGATCAAGACAATAGGCCGTTGAATCAACATGCCAAGACAATCTCAGTCCGAAAGAGTTCTGTTCTTGCTAATATCTCATCAAGCATCAAACCTTCGGGCCTTCGAATGCCATCTTCAAACACGGGTTATTTTGATGCG CTGCGTTCTGTAGCACTGACACCAAAAAGAGACCTGAAGTTCCATTCTGGGGTTCACAGCAGTTCTTCTAGAACTGGAAGAGGCATAGCTGACCACAATGGAGCAGCAACTAGAACAATGCGCAGCAAGCTTCAAACCAGTGGATCGTTATCAAAGATTGACTCCCAAAAAACTGGAGAAAAGTGTCATCCTTTAGGAATGAAGAAAGAGGGTGTAGACAGACTAAGAACCACAAATCTTGAAGATACCAAATCTCCTCTACGTATACTTGCTGATGATGACAAGGAAAACTTGTGCAGCTTCCATGATCAGGTGGAATATTTAAGCAAACATATTGAGACTATTAAATTCAGCCCGGAATTAGAGATATAG
- the LOC123193316 gene encoding 40S ribosomal protein S23, whose protein sequence is MGKTRGMGAGRKLKTHRRNQRWADKAYKKSNLGNEWKKPFAGSSHAKGIVLEKIGIEAKQPNSAIRKCARVQLIKNGKKIAAFVPNDGCLNYIEENDEVLIAGFGRKGHAVGDIPGVRFKVVKVSGVSLLALFKEKKEKPRS, encoded by the exons ATGGG GAAGACACGCGGTATGGGAGCCGGTCGTAAGCTGAAGACTCACCGTAGAAATCAGAGGTGGGCTGACAAGGCATACAAGAAGTCCAATCTTGGGAATGAATGGAAAAAGCCATTTGCTGGTTCATCCCATGCAAAAGGCATAGTCCTTGAGAAAAT TGGTATTGAGGCTAAGCAACCCAACTCTGCTATCAGAAAGTGTGCTCGTGTGCAGCTGATAAAAAACGGAAAGAAAATTGCCGCATTTGTACCCAATGATGGCTGCTTAAACTATATTGAGGAGAAT GATGAGGTGCTGATTGCTGGATTTGGGCGAAAGGGGCATGCCGTGGGGGATATTCCTGGAGTTAGATTCAAGGTTGTGAAAGTATCTGGCGTCTCTCTGCTGGCTCTATTCaaagagaagaaggagaagCCAAGATCATAG
- the LOC123193317 gene encoding salt stress-induced hydrophobic peptide ESI3-like, with the protein MGSETFLEVILAILLPPVGVFLRYGCGVEFWIDLLLTILGYIPGIIYAIYVLVG; encoded by the exons ATGGGTTCAGAGACATTCCTAGAAGTCATACTGGCCATCCTTCTCCCTCCTGTTGGAGTCTTTCTACGTTATGGCTGTGGA GTGGAGTTCTGGATAGATTTGTTGCTGACAATATTGGGATATATACCTGGGATTATCTATGCAATTTATGTGTTAGTTGGATag
- the LOC123193072 gene encoding protein GET4 — protein MSRQRPRRAALPPAQENVEKLEKVINDGNFYGAQQMYKSISARYVTAQRFTEALEILHSGACIQLKNNQITCGAELAVLYAETLVKAKTPYDEETLDSIRKIFALFPRIPVPNTLEDDDGMHELTEALGRAKTCVEGCSSFLKAAIKWSMEFGAPKTGSPELHVMLAEYMYSESPEMDMPRVSYHFVRGNDPAKFASILVNFMGKCYPGEDDLAIARAILMYLSMGNLKDANFLMDEVNKEVESKQLDLGESDLIQFITYLLQTLLRDALPLFNMLRANYKSSIDREPAFNELLDEIAERFFGVKRRNPLQGMFGDIFKMM, from the exons ATGTCGCGCCAAAGACCGAGACGAGCAGCTCTGCCGCCGGCTCAAGAG AACGTTGAGAAATTAGAGAAAGTTATAAATGATGGTAATTTTTATGGAGCTCAACAGATGTACAAGTCTATTAGCGCACG ATATGTCACTGCACAGAGATTTACAGAGGCATTGGAAATCCTGCATTCTGGTGCATGCATCCAGTTAAAAAACAACcag attaCTTGTGGGGCAGAACTTGCTGTGTTGTACGCTGAGACACTTGTTAAAGCGAAAACTCCTTATGATGAAGAAACCCTTG ATAGCATCAGAAAAATTTTTGCGCTCTTTCCTCGGATTCCTGTGCCAAATACCTTGGAAGATGATGACGGCATGCATGAACTTACCGAAGCCCTTGGGAGAGCGAAAACATGCGTAGAGGGCTGCTCATCATTCTTAAAGGCTGCTATTAA GTGGTCTATGGAGTTTGGAGCTCCTAAAACTGGATCTCCAGAGCTGCATGTTATGCTAGCTGAATATATGTATTCAGAATCACCCGAGATG GACATGCCTAGAGTATCATATCATTTTGTCAGGGGAAACGACCCAGCAAAGTTCGCATCAATTTTAGTCAATTTTATGGGCAAG TGTTATCCAGGTGAAGATGATCTGGCAATTGCACGGGCGATTCTAAT GTATCTGTCTATGGGTAACCTGAAAGATGCTAACTTTCTTATGGATGAAGTAAACAAGGAAGTGGAATCTAAGCAACTTGACTTGGGTGAATCAgacttaattcaatttattactTATCTTTTACAGAC GTTGCTGAGAGATGCTTTGCCACTTTTCAATATGTTGAGAGCCAATTACAAGTCAAGTATAGACAGGGAACCTGCATTTAATGAG TTGCTTGACGAAATTGCAGAGAGGTTTTTTGGAGTAAAGCGTAGAAATCCCTTGCAAGGAATGTTTGGAGACATTTTCAAG ATGATGTAG
- the LOC123193073 gene encoding uncharacterized protein LOC123193073 — MENPVKIKKQAEVVKLKPIEATKESFAEFGQVIEASPDGEEFGPQDAQLDLSHGLPRFYIMRLEDRPLKFSTITHHAGVTQCLGSIGGHVWYLGVAKPSIVDSNEARSDAVVARSHCGHFYVPPAVEDVRVFRISGPKFLKLNRGTWHAGPLFKADNMDFYNLELSNTNVVDHTTHNFIKENGVLFSIHE, encoded by the exons ATGGAGAACCCTGTGAAAATAAAGAAGCAAGCAGAGGTGGTGAAACTGAAGCCAATAGAAGCAACAAAAGAAAGCTTTGCGGAATTTGGACAAGTGATTGAAGCTTCACCTGATGGCGAAGAGTTTGGCCCTCAAGACGCTCAGCTAGACCTCAGCCATGGCTTACCAAG GTTCTACATCATGCGTCTGGAAGACAGACCATTGAAGTTCTCAACAATTACACATCATGCAGGTGTGACTCAGTGCCTTGGCTCAATTGGTGGCCATGTTTGGTATCTAGGAGTAGCTAAGCCCTCCATTGTTGATTCAAATGAAGCTAGGAGTGATGCAGTCGTTGCGCGGTCTCACTGTGGTCATTTCTATGTTCCTCCTGCTGTTGAAGATGTGCGCGTTTTTAGAATTTCCGGCCCCAAGTTTCTTAAGCTTAACCGTGGAACCTGGCATGCGGGACCTCTGTTTAAGGCAGACAACATGGACTTCTACAATTTAGAACTCAGCAATACTAAT GTTGTGGATCACACAACACACAATTTCATCAAGGAGAATGGAGTGCTGTTTTCGATCCATGAGTAG